Proteins from a single region of Bacteroidota bacterium:
- a CDS encoding DUF4252 domain-containing protein: MKKITLILMAFAASTIAFAQNRQVDEFFKKYEGKEGYTSVMISEKLFELVASAAPESEAEITDMIGELQGIRVLVYDQEDAYTKSAELYKEASSAISLDAFDELLTVYDEGDKVRLLVRQDPANKEVINELLILVSGDEFVLVDIFGQIDLSKISKLADSMDIEGLDELKNLDK, from the coding sequence ATGAAAAAGATTACTTTAATCCTTATGGCTTTTGCCGCTTCCACAATTGCGTTTGCACAAAATAGACAAGTGGATGAGTTCTTCAAAAAATATGAAGGCAAGGAAGGTTATACCAGCGTTATGATCTCAGAAAAATTATTTGAACTTGTAGCAAGTGCTGCACCTGAATCAGAAGCCGAAATAACAGATATGATTGGCGAACTTCAAGGAATCAGAGTTTTGGTGTATGATCAGGAAGATGCATACACAAAATCTGCAGAGTTATATAAAGAAGCTTCTTCAGCAATTTCGTTAGATGCTTTTGATGAGTTATTAACTGTGTATGATGAAGGAGATAAAGTGCGCTTGTTGGTTAGGCAAGATCCGGCAAATAAAGAAGTGATAAATGAATTGCTGATTTTAGTTTCGGGTGATGAATTTGTTTTGGTAGATATATTCGGACAAATTGATTTAAGTAAAATATCAAAGCTTGCCGACAGCATGGATATTGAAGGCTTGGATGAATTAAAAAATTTAGATAAATAA
- a CDS encoding SET domain-containing protein-lysine N-methyltransferase has translation MEKYRSITPQSPGHLLISRTADRGRGVFTTKKILKGETIEVCPMIVFSAKDRLSVNDTFLYEYYFEWGNNGKKGALAMGYGSLYNHDYTPNAKYVPDFDFNVLEFVSLRDIEAGEEITVNYNLDPDDKSPVWWEQQSIKKKKQHP, from the coding sequence ATGGAAAAATATAGAAGCATTACTCCGCAGTCACCCGGACATTTATTGATTTCACGCACCGCCGACAGAGGGAGAGGTGTGTTCACTACAAAGAAAATATTGAAAGGAGAAACTATCGAGGTTTGTCCTATGATTGTTTTTAGTGCTAAAGACAGATTAAGTGTGAATGACACTTTTTTATATGAGTATTATTTTGAGTGGGGAAATAATGGAAAAAAAGGTGCACTTGCAATGGGATATGGTTCTTTATACAATCATGATTATACACCCAATGCGAAATATGTTCCTGACTTTGATTTCAATGTATTAGAATTTGTAAGCCTGCGTGATATTGAAGCAGGTGAAGAGATTACTGTAAACTACAATCTGGATCCGGATGATAAATCTCCTGTTTGGTGGGAACAACAATCCATTAAAAAGAAAAAGCAACATCCTTAA
- a CDS encoding YbaB/EbfC family nucleoid-associated protein: MKSKLDSISVDGIAGDGKYKVTVTATANKTIKNIDISSDLIQGGDKDYIEDLILTAINRAMDQAQKVSEAEARSLAMSGGLPDLGL, from the coding sequence ATGAAAAGCAAGTTGGATTCTATTTCTGTGGATGGTATTGCGGGCGATGGCAAGTATAAAGTAACTGTTACGGCAACTGCAAATAAAACGATAAAAAATATTGACATCAGCAGTGATTTAATACAAGGTGGCGATAAAGATTATATTGAAGATTTGATATTAACTGCTATCAACAGGGCAATGGATCAGGCGCAAAAAGTATCGGAAGCTGAAGCAAGAAGCTTAGCAATGAGTGGCGGACTTCCAGATCTTGGGCTTTAA
- a CDS encoding CoA transferase, giving the protein MINKLKVIEFAGILAGPAVGMFFAEMGAKVIKIENPKTGGDAARFWKLPEEINSEKTSAYFNSVNWNKEHVFLDLENLDDYKGMLELVKDADIIICNWKKGDAEKLNVDYETLKTINPKIIYGQIFGFDANSDRVAFDMVMQAETGWLSMNGIDKNTLCKIPVAIIDLFAAHQLKEGILIALLNRQNSNSGMQVTVSLWDAAIASLANQSSNWLNAEHLPQPMGLLHPNIAPYGEVVTTKDEIQFVLAVGTDKQFKNLCELLNLNQLAKELSYKTNVQRVVHRKELLPLLQEKISAISSKNFMQSCEENKIPVGVIRNVQQLFEVPEAQALILEDAEGRRVKSAIFKIAP; this is encoded by the coding sequence ATGATTAACAAATTAAAAGTGATTGAGTTTGCAGGGATATTAGCAGGACCTGCGGTGGGAATGTTCTTCGCCGAAATGGGAGCGAAGGTTATTAAAATTGAAAATCCAAAAACTGGTGGTGATGCTGCAAGATTTTGGAAACTGCCCGAAGAAATTAATTCAGAAAAAACATCTGCCTATTTTAATAGTGTCAACTGGAATAAGGAACATGTATTTCTTGATTTGGAAAATTTGGATGATTATAAAGGAATGTTGGAATTAGTAAAAGATGCAGATATAATAATTTGTAATTGGAAGAAAGGTGATGCTGAAAAACTAAATGTAGATTATGAAACACTAAAAACAATAAATCCAAAAATTATTTATGGGCAAATATTTGGATTTGATGCAAACTCAGACAGAGTTGCTTTTGATATGGTGATGCAGGCAGAAACTGGATGGCTCAGCATGAATGGAATAGATAAAAATACATTGTGTAAAATTCCGGTAGCAATAATTGATTTGTTTGCAGCACATCAATTGAAAGAAGGAATTTTAATAGCCTTGTTAAACAGACAAAATTCAAATTCAGGAATGCAGGTTACTGTTTCACTCTGGGATGCGGCTATTGCATCTTTGGCTAATCAATCTTCTAACTGGTTAAATGCAGAACATTTGCCACAACCCATGGGTTTGTTGCATCCAAACATTGCCCCTTATGGAGAAGTAGTTACTACAAAAGATGAAATCCAATTTGTACTTGCAGTTGGCACAGATAAACAGTTTAAAAATTTGTGTGAACTATTAAACTTAAATCAACTTGCAAAAGAGTTATCATATAAAACCAATGTGCAGAGAGTTGTACATCGAAAAGAATTATTACCCTTATTGCAAGAAAAAATATCAGCGATTTCAAGTAAAAATTTTATGCAATCATGTGAAGAAAATAAAATTCCCGTTGGTGTAATTCGTAATGTTCAACAATTATTCGAGGTACCCGAAGCCCAAGCCTTAATATTAGAAGATGCAGAAGGCAGACGGGTAAAGTCAGCCATTTTTAAGATAGCACCTTAA
- a CDS encoding metallophosphoesterase, with protein MIHVFNNESFYLGIERSFVWSWLAIGFTFLLLFAFVYGSVFNVYNYKVRKVSLKMLQLPKAFLGLKVVQISDIHSGSLSDKSAIQKAVNTINALDPDLVLFTGDLVNNIATEALPLVEIFRGIHSKQGVFSVLGNHDYGDYMQWESPEAKVQNLNHLKALHNQMGWRLLLNEHVQIEKDGEKIIVAGVENWSASSRFPKHGKLHQALNGIHETFTVLLLSHDPSHWEAEVLNHPAKIDVMFAGHTHGMEFGMEIFNFKWSPVKYFYKQWAGLYENNGSYLYVNRGFGVIGYPGRVGILPEITLFTLDAKEV; from the coding sequence GTGATTCATGTATTTAATAATGAAAGCTTTTATTTGGGAATTGAGCGTTCTTTCGTTTGGAGTTGGCTTGCAATAGGCTTTACTTTTCTTCTGCTATTTGCTTTTGTTTACGGTTCTGTATTCAATGTATATAATTATAAAGTGCGCAAAGTATCGTTGAAGATGTTGCAATTACCCAAAGCATTTCTGGGATTAAAAGTGGTGCAAATTTCTGATATTCATTCCGGAAGTTTATCTGATAAAAGTGCAATACAAAAAGCTGTAAACACCATTAATGCTTTAGATCCGGATCTTGTATTATTTACCGGCGATCTTGTAAATAATATTGCCACTGAAGCTTTGCCACTTGTAGAAATTTTTAGAGGAATACACTCTAAACAAGGTGTTTTTTCTGTTTTAGGAAATCATGATTATGGTGATTATATGCAATGGGAAAGTCCTGAGGCTAAAGTTCAAAATCTGAATCATCTGAAAGCATTACACAATCAAATGGGTTGGCGATTATTATTAAATGAACATGTGCAAATAGAAAAGGACGGTGAGAAAATAATTGTGGCAGGTGTTGAGAATTGGAGTGCAAGCAGCAGGTTTCCAAAACATGGGAAATTACACCAAGCATTAAATGGTATTCACGAAACTTTTACTGTCTTGTTATTATCGCATGACCCTTCGCATTGGGAAGCAGAAGTATTAAATCATCCTGCAAAAATTGATGTCATGTTTGCCGGACATACACATGGAATGGAATTCGGTATGGAGATATTTAATTTTAAATGGAGTCCCGTAAAATATTTTTATAAACAATGGGCAGGCTTATATGAAAATAACGGCAGCTACCTATATGTAAACCGTGGATTTGGCGTAATCGGTTATCCTGGTCGTGTTGGTATATTACCCGAAATAACTTTGTTTACATTAGATGCGAAAGAAGTGTAA
- a CDS encoding DinB family protein encodes MHKSIQNHYSKLIADYDKLLQTVNVLPAEIIYQPMQENKWSVVQTLQHLNFSFISSINYLKKKLQGDIFEYNPIAGWVRSYLLNSQLRTTKKFKAPKGLPEPIQLTTIETVTKEWNTMQSDLKQLLDELPNNLVNKNIFRHPRVGLINASQMITFFSAHLYHHEQQIQHYLSEKKR; translated from the coding sequence ATGCATAAATCCATTCAAAACCATTACAGTAAACTGATTGCAGATTATGATAAATTATTGCAAACAGTAAATGTACTTCCGGCAGAAATAATTTATCAGCCGATGCAGGAAAATAAATGGAGTGTGGTGCAAACATTACAGCATTTAAATTTTTCATTCATTTCAAGTATAAATTATCTGAAGAAAAAATTACAAGGCGATATATTTGAATACAATCCCATTGCCGGCTGGGTAAGGTCATATTTACTTAACAGTCAATTGCGTACTACCAAAAAATTTAAAGCACCCAAAGGATTGCCCGAACCAATTCAATTAACCACAATAGAAACTGTAACTAAAGAATGGAACACAATGCAATCCGATTTAAAACAGTTATTGGATGAATTACCGAATAATCTTGTAAATAAAAATATTTTTCGTCATCCCAGAGTGGGATTAATTAATGCATCTCAAATGATTACATTCTTTTCTGCGCATTTATATCATCACGAACAACAAATTCAACATTATTTATCTGAGAAAAAGCGATAA
- a CDS encoding acyl-CoA desaturase — MTVIIFFIVLWYFSLFCQTFFQHRYAAHSMFKMSKGWEKFFYIFTFITQGSSYLSPYAYGVLHRLHHAHTDTENDPHSPSYTKGLFPLMLKTRVIYQEIFNGKFPVEEKYLKNLPQWRSFDLFASNILTRITWGIVYIVFFYFFATAWWMWLLLPFIFVMGPLHGAIINYFAHKYGYRNFSIEDTSKNILPLDLIMMGEGYHNNHHKHMGRANFGVRWFEFDPTYPVIVILAKLGVIQMNRA; from the coding sequence ATGACCGTTATTATTTTCTTCATTGTCCTCTGGTATTTTTCCCTATTTTGTCAAACTTTTTTCCAACATCGTTATGCGGCGCATAGCATGTTTAAAATGAGTAAAGGCTGGGAGAAATTCTTTTACATATTCACTTTTATCACTCAAGGTTCTTCCTACCTGTCGCCATATGCCTATGGTGTTTTGCACAGGCTCCATCATGCCCATACAGACACTGAGAATGATCCGCATTCACCAAGTTATACAAAAGGATTATTTCCATTAATGCTAAAGACAAGAGTTATATATCAGGAAATATTCAATGGCAAATTTCCGGTAGAAGAAAAATATTTAAAAAATTTACCACAATGGCGCAGCTTTGATTTGTTTGCCTCAAATATTTTAACTCGTATCACTTGGGGAATTGTATATATCGTTTTCTTTTACTTCTTTGCTACTGCATGGTGGATGTGGTTATTGCTTCCTTTCATTTTTGTAATGGGGCCTTTACATGGAGCTATCATTAATTATTTTGCGCATAAATATGGCTATAGAAATTTCAGCATTGAGGATACATCAAAAAATATTCTGCCATTGGATCTTATCATGATGGGCGAAGGATATCACAACAATCATCACAAACACATGGGAAGAGCAAACTTCGGTGTGAGATGGTTTGAATTTGATCCTACTTACCCTGTAATTGTAATACTGGCAAAGCTGGGTGTTATCCAAATGAATCGTGCCTGA